Proteins encoded together in one Spirochaeta isovalerica window:
- a CDS encoding PAS domain-containing protein — MGPEKKTLLFLTEKKASVNVETKALAGAGFAVVLCSSKEDVIRRLEEERILNPLVIIGLTGKNPAEWVDSERAIHRFHNTPLLYYTKEADSDFFRILDQSLHNGIVPAEAGSAFLIHSIEKFFSRKHEVPFRRFINIVKETNHSPRQDQYGFLIAGLVDAIIVDSKEGQIIEVNNKACRILELSRDQMIEGQIYKSGWTFIHEDLTPFPIKEHPHLIAREKKESVNNIIMGINRPGKETLWLSSSSIPVISQENGELEGVITSFRDISEYVSIRKDNLRMAAIFTHADWGVAMGSANTDTIEKVNPAYARMHGYEPEEMTGLDITSVFAPEERKKIPRHIKIACERGHHRFEASHLKKDGTVFPTINALTIIYDHEGNPLFRAVNVVDLTEMKKKENQLREAKEYSEILFNNSPIAIYSVDKEGKIVDFNQQAEEITGFKKEEVIGRHLDLVREELLSETVLASEFKITTRDNEEKIIERYSSELCDFNGSAIGEVNSFIDITEWKRLEEYKSDIERIIRHDLKTPLNSIIGFPKLMLTDENLSDEYREYLMIIFLAGQNMLNLINASLNLYRLEQGSYNFSMEKIELITILKQIRKTLRDECSRKKNNIRIELNSGPLERDYEIDLMTEKSFIFMILLNLAKNAVEASPIGEDVIISIKKGDQLEISIHNKGAVPESVREHFFEKNYTYGKKHGNGLGTYSAKLMANALGADLTFTTDDTEGTTLFLKL, encoded by the coding sequence ATGGGCCCTGAGAAGAAGACTCTATTATTTCTGACAGAGAAAAAAGCCTCTGTAAATGTTGAAACAAAAGCCTTAGCTGGAGCCGGTTTTGCCGTAGTCCTTTGCTCCTCCAAAGAAGATGTGATCAGGAGACTGGAAGAGGAGAGGATTTTAAATCCCCTTGTGATTATAGGGTTAACCGGGAAGAATCCAGCCGAATGGGTCGATTCTGAACGGGCGATTCACAGGTTTCACAATACTCCCCTTCTTTACTATACGAAAGAAGCCGATTCAGATTTTTTCAGGATTCTCGATCAATCACTCCATAATGGTATAGTTCCCGCCGAAGCCGGTTCGGCTTTTCTCATCCACTCCATAGAAAAATTCTTTTCCCGCAAGCATGAAGTCCCGTTCAGAAGATTCATCAATATTGTGAAAGAAACCAACCATTCGCCCCGCCAGGACCAGTACGGCTTTCTGATCGCCGGACTTGTAGACGCCATAATCGTCGACAGCAAAGAGGGACAGATCATTGAAGTGAATAACAAAGCCTGCCGGATACTGGAATTATCCCGGGATCAGATGATTGAAGGCCAAATATATAAAAGCGGATGGACATTCATTCATGAGGATTTGACACCCTTCCCAATAAAGGAGCATCCGCACCTGATAGCAAGAGAAAAAAAAGAATCTGTGAACAATATTATAATGGGCATAAACCGACCGGGAAAAGAGACTTTATGGCTCTCCTCATCGTCCATTCCCGTCATTTCCCAGGAAAATGGAGAACTTGAAGGCGTTATAACCTCTTTCCGCGATATTAGCGAATACGTTTCAATAAGAAAGGACAATCTGCGGATGGCAGCCATCTTCACCCATGCCGATTGGGGTGTCGCTATGGGAAGTGCCAATACTGACACGATAGAAAAGGTTAATCCGGCTTATGCCCGGATGCACGGGTATGAGCCCGAAGAGATGACCGGTCTGGATATCACATCGGTATTCGCTCCCGAAGAGAGAAAGAAGATTCCCAGACATATCAAAATCGCCTGCGAACGGGGCCATCATCGTTTTGAAGCCAGCCACTTGAAGAAGGACGGCACGGTTTTCCCGACTATCAATGCCCTTACCATTATTTACGATCACGAAGGAAATCCTCTGTTCCGCGCTGTAAATGTTGTCGACCTGACGGAAATGAAGAAGAAGGAAAATCAGCTGAGAGAGGCTAAAGAGTATTCTGAGATACTCTTCAACAATAGTCCTATCGCTATATACTCTGTGGACAAAGAGGGTAAAATCGTCGACTTCAATCAGCAGGCTGAGGAGATTACAGGTTTTAAGAAAGAAGAAGTCATAGGCAGACATCTGGATCTGGTCAGAGAGGAGCTTCTGAGCGAGACGGTCCTCGCTTCGGAATTCAAAATTACGACCAGGGATAATGAAGAGAAAATAATAGAACGGTACAGCTCCGAGCTTTGCGATTTCAACGGTTCAGCTATCGGTGAAGTAAACAGCTTTATCGATATAACAGAGTGGAAACGCCTTGAAGAATATAAAAGCGATATCGAGAGAATCATCCGCCATGATTTGAAAACCCCTCTCAATTCCATCATCGGATTTCCCAAGCTCATGCTCACCGATGAAAATCTCTCCGATGAGTACCGCGAATATCTTATGATCATCTTTCTGGCGGGGCAGAACATGCTCAACCTTATCAACGCATCTCTGAATCTCTACAGACTTGAACAGGGCAGCTATAACTTCTCCATGGAAAAGATAGAGCTTATTACCATTTTGAAGCAGATCAGAAAAACCCTCAGGGATGAGTGCAGCAGAAAAAAGAATAATATCAGAATAGAGCTGAACAGCGGGCCACTGGAAAGAGACTATGAAATTGATCTGATGACGGAAAAAAGTTTTATCTTTATGATTCTTCTCAATCTTGCCAAAAATGCCGTTGAGGCTTCGCCGATAGGAGAAGATGTCATAATATCCATTAAGAAGGGAGATCAACTGGAGATCAGCATTCACAATAAAGGAGCGGTCCCCGAGTCGGTGAGGGAGCATTTTTTCGAAAAAAACTACACATACGGGAAAAAGCACGGTAACGGACTGGGAACATACAGCGCCAAACTGATGGCCAACGCTCTGGGTGCTGATTTGACTTTCACAACCGATGACACAGAAGGCACAACCCTTTTTCTCAAATTATAA
- a CDS encoding glycine cleavage system protein R, whose product MKEEYAVLSTLGPDRKGMADDIANIAIEYNCNIEDSKMAVLGGEFAVIMLLSGEESSIAKLISRADELGERFQMTFNIKKTTAPHSVTQGIPYVLESVSMDTPGIVHAITRYLRELSINIEDLETEKSAAPLSGTPMFHMRAYIVIPSSVNLSDFREKLADIEHEKNLDIHLKALKNE is encoded by the coding sequence ATGAAAGAAGAATACGCTGTATTATCCACGCTAGGTCCTGACCGCAAAGGTATGGCCGATGACATCGCCAATATCGCCATAGAATATAACTGTAATATCGAAGACAGTAAAATGGCTGTTCTCGGTGGCGAATTCGCTGTAATAATGCTCCTGTCGGGAGAAGAATCATCAATCGCAAAACTGATTTCCCGGGCTGATGAACTGGGCGAACGTTTTCAGATGACATTCAACATCAAAAAAACGACCGCGCCTCACAGTGTTACGCAGGGAATACCCTATGTACTCGAATCGGTTTCTATGGACACACCGGGAATCGTTCACGCCATAACCCGGTATCTGAGAGAGCTCTCCATCAATATCGAGGATCTGGAAACGGAAAAAAGCGCGGCGCCTCTTTCGGGAACTCCTATGTTTCACATGAGGGCCTATATCGTTATCCCCTCTTCAGTCAACCTGTCGGATTTCCGCGAAAAACTGGCCGATATAGAACATGAGAAAAACCTCGATATACATTTGAAAGCCCTGAAAAACGAGTAG
- a CDS encoding sulfite exporter TauE/SafE family protein: MEFLYLAVALFSTTIGALSGLGGGVIIKPVLDAIAPYDAATIGLLSSFTVFSMAAVSTVRQYHSGIRFEGRKSLYIVVGSITGGTAGKILFSCSSELLGNSNRITAVQSAILAVLLILVLLYLLQEKHTSLHIHNGIIIASAGFVLGLIAAFLGVGGGPFNVVLLALLFSMDSRTAAVHSILIILFSQSAKLIAVLIDGGFGSYDLSALLYMIPGGIGGGFLGAWLNRKLKSRTIQILFRTVVSLLIILNIYNFFRAMN; this comes from the coding sequence ATGGAATTCCTTTATCTGGCAGTCGCTCTCTTTTCCACGACAATCGGCGCTCTTTCCGGACTCGGCGGCGGAGTCATTATCAAACCGGTTCTTGATGCCATCGCGCCCTATGACGCGGCGACAATCGGTCTTCTTTCATCTTTTACCGTCTTCTCCATGGCCGCAGTTTCAACGGTCCGTCAGTATCATTCCGGTATCCGGTTCGAAGGAAGAAAGAGCCTTTATATCGTCGTAGGATCCATAACCGGAGGAACAGCCGGAAAAATACTCTTTTCCTGCAGTTCGGAATTATTGGGAAATTCCAATCGCATAACAGCTGTTCAATCGGCTATTCTCGCGGTTCTGCTGATCCTCGTTCTTCTGTATCTTCTGCAGGAAAAGCATACAAGCCTGCACATTCACAACGGCATTATAATCGCCTCGGCCGGTTTCGTTCTCGGACTTATCGCCGCATTTCTCGGCGTAGGGGGGGGGCCTTTCAATGTCGTTCTTCTCGCCCTTCTGTTTTCTATGGACAGCCGGACGGCTGCGGTTCATTCCATACTCATAATTCTTTTCAGCCAGAGCGCCAAGCTCATTGCGGTCCTCATTGACGGCGGATTCGGTTCCTATGACCTTTCGGCACTTCTTTATATGATTCCCGGAGGCATCGGCGGCGGCTTTCTCGGTGCATGGCTTAACCGCAAATTAAAAAGCAGAACCATTCAGATCCTTTTCAGAACCGTTGTGTCTCTGCTTATTATTTTAAATATCTACAATTTTTTCAGAGCGATGAATTAA
- the tdh gene encoding L-threonine 3-dehydrogenase, which produces MKALAKTKREKGIWMIDAPVPEYGPNDLLIKIKITAICGTDIHIYNWDKWSQDTIPVPMITGHEFVGTVEALGDEVNGFAVGDRVSGEGHLTCGHCRNCRAGKQHLCRNTQGVGVNRQGCFAEYLVIPASNAFKLDDFISDEIASVFDPFGNAVHTALSYDMVGEDVLITGAGPIGIMAAAVARHAGARYVIITDVNEYRLNLARQMGVTRAVNISKDKLEDVMSELHMLEGFDVGMEMSGNPAAQKQLFKMMNNGGRVSLLGIPSGECPVDWNEIIFKGLQLKGIYGREMYETWYKMASMTRSGLDISRIITHRLPIDEFAKGFEIMASGQSGKVLLYWD; this is translated from the coding sequence ATGAAAGCTCTGGCTAAAACAAAACGGGAAAAGGGAATCTGGATGATCGATGCCCCCGTTCCGGAGTATGGTCCGAACGACTTACTCATCAAAATTAAAATCACCGCAATCTGCGGAACCGATATTCATATTTATAATTGGGATAAATGGTCTCAAGACACGATTCCCGTCCCCATGATAACGGGACACGAATTCGTGGGAACGGTAGAGGCTCTGGGAGATGAGGTAAACGGCTTTGCCGTAGGAGACCGGGTTTCCGGGGAGGGACACCTGACTTGCGGTCACTGCCGCAACTGCCGGGCGGGCAAGCAGCACCTCTGCCGGAATACACAGGGCGTCGGAGTCAATCGCCAGGGATGCTTCGCCGAGTACCTGGTCATCCCCGCATCCAACGCTTTTAAACTGGATGACTTTATCTCCGATGAAATAGCCTCTGTTTTCGATCCCTTCGGAAATGCGGTCCATACGGCCCTTTCCTATGATATGGTCGGGGAGGACGTTCTCATTACGGGAGCCGGTCCTATCGGAATTATGGCCGCCGCCGTCGCTCGTCATGCCGGCGCCCGTTACGTCATTATCACAGATGTCAATGAGTACCGCCTCAATCTGGCCCGGCAGATGGGCGTAACCCGGGCCGTCAATATCTCCAAGGATAAGCTGGAAGATGTTATGAGCGAACTTCATATGCTCGAAGGCTTTGATGTGGGCATGGAAATGTCCGGCAATCCCGCAGCGCAAAAGCAGCTTTTTAAAATGATGAATAACGGGGGAAGAGTGTCTCTTCTGGGAATCCCCTCAGGAGAATGCCCTGTTGACTGGAATGAAATCATCTTCAAGGGACTGCAGCTCAAGGGTATTTATGGCCGGGAGATGTATGAAACATGGTATAAAATGGCGTCGATGACCCGATCCGGTCTCGATATCAGCCGGATCATCACTCACCGTCTTCCAATCGATGAATTCGCCAAAGGATTCGAGATCATGGCCAGCGGGCAGTCCGGCAAAGTTCTTCTTTACTGGGACTGA
- a CDS encoding KamA family radical SAM protein, which yields MKFKAIGINQLDSIEQLKDLPAEYTKVLKAVSMVLPFRANNYIVDELIDWNNIPEDPIFQLTFPQPGMLKKEYLDQILDLIDSNAPESELNKLINSIREEMNPHPAMQVEMNVPREQGKEHRGMQHKYPETVLLFPKQGQICSAYCTYCFRWAQFSGMEDLHFSASDPYELVRYLESHPLVTDVLITGGDPLTMSTRLLRQYIEPLLKKPGNLRSIRIGTKFLSFWPYRFTTDRDAEDLMSLFREVVDSGIHLALMAHFTHYRELETEAVREAILAIRKTGAEIRSQSPVVKHINDSADVWSSMWQKQVELGIIPYYMFMARNTGAKEYFSVTAAEAYEIFTDAISRVSGLGRTVRGPVMSCSPGKVLIDGIVELGSQRAFALKFLQGRNPDWVNRIFLAEYDEKADWMDQFIPFKEDEFFYEEEYEEMKQQALAN from the coding sequence ATGAAATTCAAAGCAATTGGTATTAATCAGCTGGATTCTATCGAACAGTTAAAAGATCTGCCGGCTGAATACACTAAAGTCTTAAAGGCTGTTTCAATGGTTCTTCCTTTCCGGGCAAACAACTATATAGTTGATGAATTGATAGACTGGAACAACATTCCTGAAGACCCTATTTTCCAGCTTACATTCCCCCAGCCGGGAATGCTGAAGAAGGAATACCTGGACCAGATTCTGGATCTGATTGATTCAAACGCACCGGAATCGGAACTGAACAAGCTGATAAACTCAATAAGGGAAGAGATGAACCCCCATCCCGCTATGCAGGTGGAAATGAATGTCCCCAGAGAGCAGGGAAAAGAACACAGGGGGATGCAGCACAAATATCCCGAGACAGTTCTGCTGTTCCCCAAACAGGGACAGATCTGTTCAGCCTACTGTACATATTGTTTCCGCTGGGCCCAGTTTTCCGGAATGGAGGATCTCCATTTCTCCGCTTCAGACCCCTATGAGCTTGTCAGATATCTGGAATCGCACCCGCTCGTCACCGATGTTCTGATTACGGGGGGTGACCCTTTGACCATGTCTACCAGGCTTCTGCGGCAGTACATCGAACCGCTACTGAAGAAACCGGGAAATCTCCGCTCCATCAGAATCGGTACGAAATTTCTCTCTTTCTGGCCCTACAGGTTTACCACCGACCGCGATGCGGAAGATCTGATGTCGCTTTTCAGGGAAGTCGTCGATTCGGGAATCCATCTGGCGTTGATGGCTCACTTCACCCATTACAGAGAGCTGGAAACGGAAGCCGTAAGAGAGGCGATTCTGGCCATAAGAAAAACCGGCGCCGAAATCAGAAGTCAGTCGCCCGTGGTGAAACACATTAATGACAGCGCTGATGTCTGGTCCTCCATGTGGCAGAAACAGGTGGAGCTGGGAATTATCCCCTATTACATGTTCATGGCGAGAAACACCGGAGCCAAGGAATATTTCAGCGTGACTGCGGCGGAGGCCTACGAAATCTTCACAGATGCCATAAGTCGCGTTTCAGGCCTGGGAAGAACGGTAAGAGGACCGGTTATGTCCTGCAGTCCGGGGAAAGTCCTGATTGACGGGATTGTGGAACTGGGAAGCCAGAGAGCCTTTGCTCTGAAGTTTCTCCAGGGAAGAAACCCCGACTGGGTGAACAGGATTTTTCTGGCCGAATACGATGAGAAAGCCGACTGGATGGATCAGTTTATTCCCTTCAAGGAAGATGAGTTCTTTTATGAAGAGGAATACGAGGAAATGAAGCAGCAGGCGCTAGCGAACTAA
- a CDS encoding response regulator transcription factor yields MRNILIVDDHKLIFSGLKGEIPEDFRLLYAANSREALDLACQNPLAAAIIDITLGEENGFDLAEELKREVLVSQLFFLSMHKTPYFVQKAINEGYRGYFLKDDSLDLLIRAVSDPAGRKFWMSEEVEKMLNDYEDDEYSLYENLTAREQQIFRLLAEGVGYKEIAYKLNVSPKTVSVHRDNIMRKMKLDHQTELIKQAVKLRIITI; encoded by the coding sequence ATGCGAAATATCCTCATAGTCGATGACCATAAACTCATATTCAGCGGATTGAAGGGGGAAATTCCCGAGGATTTCCGTTTGCTTTATGCTGCAAACAGCCGGGAAGCGCTCGATCTGGCCTGTCAAAACCCTTTGGCTGCGGCGATCATCGATATCACTCTTGGTGAGGAGAACGGCTTTGATTTGGCGGAGGAGCTCAAGCGCGAGGTTCTTGTTTCGCAGCTGTTCTTTCTATCCATGCACAAGACTCCCTACTTCGTGCAAAAAGCCATCAATGAAGGTTACCGGGGGTATTTTCTGAAAGATGATTCTCTGGACCTCCTTATCCGTGCCGTTTCCGATCCGGCGGGCAGGAAATTCTGGATGTCCGAAGAAGTGGAAAAAATGCTGAACGATTACGAAGATGACGAGTATTCTCTTTACGAGAACCTGACAGCCAGGGAACAGCAGATCTTCCGCCTTCTCGCTGAAGGGGTAGGGTATAAAGAAATCGCCTATAAACTGAATGTCAGCCCCAAAACCGTATCGGTCCACCGCGACAACATCATGAGAAAAATGAAGCTCGATCATCAGACCGAGCTTATCAAACAAGCGGTAAAACTCCGCATCATTACGATTTAG
- a CDS encoding sensor histidine kinase — translation MKGKLLINKIMRPSIVFATGVLVVLFLLSFFLYLHISAVHRIEEINGKIGEVDNLIVKSLAEYPGHDSSLSVLETSVEQLYAYPGMEIILTLYSDVLSSPADFTLASKGDIISLYNRISLLKEKISEHSVAREETFRVLYVLILVVVIAMFLLLGISQFETFKVIQLEQERNETNSKLYDQLEKERSLLAFELHDDIAQKLAVIKRYFNSRNSIDEHTNLMEHYASDVIRRVRYLSRMLKAPDNPDISFKDYLETLFADFNVLSDYKLNRKTVGLGALRLTPLAALHIYRIIQEVLTNSRIHSEATEIDLLIVYSHPTLTIKYKDNGKGFEPYLIYKKGIGLDSIKYRLDLLKGKYQLSSAEGEGTDISIDIPVELCEISS, via the coding sequence ATGAAGGGTAAACTGCTGATCAACAAAATAATGAGGCCTTCAATCGTTTTCGCAACCGGTGTACTGGTTGTGCTCTTTTTGCTTTCCTTTTTCCTTTATCTGCACATCTCCGCCGTACACAGGATAGAAGAGATTAACGGCAAAATCGGAGAAGTGGATAATCTCATCGTAAAATCTCTCGCGGAATATCCCGGCCATGACAGCTCGCTATCGGTTCTTGAAACATCGGTAGAGCAATTGTACGCCTATCCCGGCATGGAAATCATACTGACTCTTTACAGCGATGTTCTCTCCTCTCCTGCAGATTTCACTCTCGCATCCAAAGGAGATATCATCTCTCTGTACAACAGAATCTCCCTGTTGAAGGAAAAAATCTCAGAACACTCCGTTGCCCGGGAAGAAACATTCCGGGTCCTCTATGTACTCATCCTGGTTGTGGTCATAGCCATGTTTCTCCTTCTGGGGATCAGCCAGTTCGAGACTTTCAAAGTCATACAGCTCGAACAGGAGAGAAATGAAACGAACAGCAAGCTATACGACCAGCTGGAGAAAGAGAGAAGCTTGCTGGCCTTTGAGCTCCATGATGACATAGCACAGAAGCTGGCCGTTATCAAAAGATATTTCAACAGCCGCAATTCCATTGATGAACACACCAATCTTATGGAACACTATGCCTCGGACGTTATCAGACGGGTCCGGTATCTGTCACGGATGCTTAAAGCTCCGGATAACCCGGACATTTCCTTTAAGGATTATCTGGAAACGCTTTTTGCCGATTTTAATGTATTATCCGATTATAAGCTGAACCGGAAGACCGTGGGGCTGGGCGCTTTGCGGCTGACGCCTTTAGCCGCCCTTCACATCTACAGAATTATTCAGGAAGTGCTGACCAATTCGCGAATTCATTCAGAAGCGACGGAGATAGATTTATTAATAGTGTACAGCCACCCGACACTCACGATAAAATATAAAGACAACGGCAAGGGCTTTGAACCTTATCTGATCTATAAAAAAGGGATCGGACTGGACAGTATCAAATACCGGCTGGATCTTCTTAAAGGGAAATATCAGCTCAGCTCTGCAGAGGGGGAAGGTACGGATATCTCAATTGATATCCCTGTGGAATTATGCGAAATATCCTCATAG
- a CDS encoding ECF transporter S component, with protein sequence MVLYYLIDRKKRILLSLCAIGIATLLNGIFSYLNEMANLPIFLDSVFTVMTAALFGLWPAVAVGLLSNSFLELLNGFPGYYVPFTVVNLSTALITALFVYKKKFETATHAFWLIIILATVNSLMGALIVTFVFGGYTNLSMDNMVRGIIVTGQSLYTSTFFVRIIVNIVDKGLSVLPSFFLYKKIQAYSISEK encoded by the coding sequence ATGGTTTTATATTACCTGATTGACCGGAAAAAGAGAATCCTTCTGTCGCTTTGCGCCATAGGAATCGCGACTCTATTAAATGGGATTTTCAGCTATCTCAACGAAATGGCGAACCTTCCCATATTTCTCGACTCTGTTTTTACGGTTATGACAGCCGCGCTTTTCGGTCTCTGGCCGGCGGTTGCGGTCGGATTGCTGAGCAACAGTTTTTTGGAACTGCTGAACGGCTTTCCCGGTTATTATGTCCCCTTTACGGTGGTTAATCTGTCAACAGCTCTGATCACGGCTCTTTTTGTCTATAAGAAAAAATTTGAAACCGCGACCCACGCTTTCTGGCTGATAATCATTCTGGCTACAGTCAATTCCCTGATGGGAGCTCTGATCGTGACTTTCGTTTTCGGGGGCTACACCAATCTCTCCATGGACAATATGGTAAGGGGCATTATCGTGACAGGACAATCTTTGTACACATCGACTTTTTTTGTCCGCATTATCGTTAACATCGTCGATAAGGGGCTCTCAGTTCTCCCATCATTCTTTCTCTACAAAAAGATTCAGGCATACTCCATCTCTGAAAAATGA
- a CDS encoding AraC family transcriptional regulator encodes MTFYEQIQLVLDEMESNLGKKMSIGDYAGLACMSEATFYRYFTALTGFSVKEYLRRRRLSVAAESLKKSQRTILDIALEAGYESHESFTRAFQREFGINPSSIRKSRLPVRGINRKQLIEEQYMGILIKELHDRSVAYYRVISKSPERDAWNHIKRWSEETGLFDKPYRIFGYNNPSPEEMTNKKDREGNEYPATIGHPEYGYEFMITVDSDYPSEEDGRGVDFKTMKGGRFAVMSIGVGCEENDIAKGWGKFNALLKEGGYKAGGRWYEEHLDFDISPENPNWRMDLYVEIE; translated from the coding sequence ATGACTTTTTATGAACAGATTCAGCTGGTTCTGGATGAAATGGAATCGAACCTCGGCAAAAAGATGTCTATCGGAGATTACGCCGGGCTCGCCTGTATGTCCGAAGCAACGTTCTACCGTTATTTTACGGCTCTTACAGGTTTCTCGGTTAAAGAGTACTTGAGGCGCAGACGGCTGAGCGTGGCGGCTGAATCCCTGAAAAAAAGTCAGCGAACCATTCTGGATATCGCTCTGGAAGCGGGATATGAGAGTCATGAATCTTTTACCCGTGCCTTTCAGAGGGAATTCGGAATCAATCCCTCATCAATCCGGAAAAGCCGGCTTCCGGTCAGAGGGATCAACAGAAAGCAACTGATAGAGGAGCAATACATGGGAATTCTAATTAAGGAACTACATGACCGGAGTGTCGCCTATTACCGCGTTATTTCAAAATCACCGGAAAGAGATGCCTGGAACCATATAAAAAGATGGTCCGAAGAAACGGGGCTTTTTGATAAGCCCTACAGAATTTTCGGATACAATAATCCTTCGCCGGAAGAAATGACAAACAAAAAGGACAGAGAGGGAAACGAATACCCTGCGACGATAGGACATCCGGAATACGGATATGAGTTTATGATTACTGTGGACAGTGATTATCCGTCCGAAGAGGACGGCAGGGGTGTCGATTTCAAAACGATGAAAGGCGGCCGATTCGCCGTAATGAGTATAGGAGTCGGGTGTGAAGAGAATGATATCGCGAAAGGTTGGGGTAAATTCAACGCCCTTCTGAAGGAAGGCGGCTACAAAGCCGGGGGGAGATGGTACGAGGAACATCTGGACTTTGATATATCGCCGGAGAATCCGAACTGGCGTATGGATCTCTACGTGGAAATCGAATAG
- a CDS encoding HDIG domain-containing metalloprotein, with protein sequence MTTTIPSREDALELFRKYNKSDALYKHALSVEAVMRYIAEKLGEDVERWGLVGLVHDIDYEMYPDQHCHKSTEIFNEAGWPEELSRAVASHGWGICSDVEPQSLMEKYLFTIDELTGLVNTTALVRPSKSVLDMTPKSVKKKWKDKRFAAGVDRSIIEKGAAILGLEISEVIDLTIMGMRTVADEIGLRGEA encoded by the coding sequence ATGACCACAACAATACCATCCAGAGAAGACGCTCTCGAACTTTTCAGAAAATACAACAAATCGGATGCTCTCTACAAACACGCTTTGTCAGTAGAAGCCGTCATGCGCTATATCGCGGAAAAACTGGGTGAAGATGTGGAGAGATGGGGACTTGTCGGTCTGGTTCATGATATCGACTATGAAATGTATCCCGATCAGCACTGCCATAAATCGACTGAGATTTTCAATGAAGCAGGATGGCCCGAAGAGCTGAGCCGAGCCGTTGCGAGCCACGGCTGGGGAATCTGCTCAGATGTGGAGCCGCAGAGCCTGATGGAAAAATATCTCTTCACTATTGATGAGCTGACAGGCCTGGTTAATACAACGGCCCTTGTCCGCCCTTCGAAGAGCGTTCTCGATATGACTCCCAAATCAGTTAAGAAGAAATGGAAGGACAAGAGGTTCGCCGCAGGAGTCGACCGCTCCATCATCGAAAAAGGAGCGGCCATACTCGGACTTGAAATATCGGAAGTCATCGACCTGACTATTATGGGAATGCGAACCGTCGCCGATGAAATCGGACTCCGCGGCGAGGCGTAA
- a CDS encoding DUF6672 family protein, with protein sequence MKRIAIRSAALALLVLLALFFYFTGKGHSLLLDNKTVTLGGVEYAALNMLEVKVDRGEDREIFKRDRIKEDVVGQGHKITVTYLDKGMEKVIEEKFRIRTGQDMYLISLPALIGGSDQWLEPFDVEP encoded by the coding sequence ATGAAACGCATCGCAATCAGATCGGCGGCTCTCGCCCTTCTCGTTCTGCTGGCTCTGTTTTTCTATTTTACGGGAAAAGGGCATTCTCTTCTGCTCGACAATAAGACTGTTACTCTGGGCGGTGTAGAGTACGCTGCCCTTAACATGCTTGAAGTGAAAGTAGACAGAGGAGAGGACAGAGAGATTTTCAAGAGGGACCGCATCAAGGAAGATGTTGTCGGCCAGGGGCATAAGATCACCGTTACCTATCTGGATAAAGGAATGGAAAAAGTGATTGAAGAAAAATTCCGCATCAGGACCGGTCAGGATATGTATCTGATCAGCCTTCCCGCCCTGATCGGAGGTTCCGATCAGTGGCTGGAACCCTTCGACGTCGAACCGTAA